ACATAATACTTCTAACAACACTAACCCAAATGAATAAACATCAGATTTTTCATTCGGTTTTGTGCTATTAGCAAACATTAATTCAGGATCCAAGTACCCTAAGCAGTTGCCTATAACCCCAGTGAGATTATCCGAAACAGCATAAAGTGGACCCACCTTTGTAAAACCATAATCAGAAACCTTTCCCACCCATTTTTCATCCAACAAAATGTTTCCTGGGTTGACGTCGCGATGAAGAACAGGTTGCCCACCAACTGTATGAAGAAATGCTAACCCTTGTGCTGCATCGATACAAATCCGAAGTCTTTGTTTCCAAGTGAGTGGATCGCTGATTTGGGTGCCATAAAGATGACTACGTAAGCTACCGTTTACCATATATTCATAAACAAGAATCATCTCTGACTTATGGTAGCAATACCCAATCAATGAAACCAAATGGGTGTCACGAAATTGAGCTAATGTCTCGATTTCTTTGCCAAATTCATGCACGATTTCGGGTTTTTTCAACCAGTTTTCAATCAAGAACTTCTTGAATCGCTTCATGGCAACCACTCGACTTCCATAATCGATGTAACCCTTATACACGATGCTAAAATCACCCGAACCCACAATGAGATTTTCATCAAAATCGTTTGTGGCCGAGTGAATTTCAGAAAGAAGAAACCGGCGAAAACCGTCGTCGGTTGTCTTCGAGCTACTCACCGAGACAAACGAGTCCAATTTTGCGGTTTTTGACCCGTTCCAAAGCAAATCCCATCTCCAACTCTTCAATCTTTTCGGCTTTAAACTCTTTTTTGATGTTCCTTTTGGAGATATTAAATATTGTTCTTCGGGCATGAACCAATCTCCTCTTTCTTGTTGCTCAATTGCAAATTCGAGGCCCGAGATTACACTAGCCATGCTCGGTCTTCTTTTCGGTTGATTTTCCGTGCATTTTTCCGCTAAATCCGTAAATATTTTCAAACAACGAGGCGAGATTTCGCCTCGTAGATTCGGGTCGATAATTTGGTCCATTTTGCCCTCACGGATGCTTTGGCGGGCCCATAACGCGAGACTGCGTTGGTCTTCTTCGAGCCCGGGGTCCACCGCGGGCCGTCCACATAGAACTTCAAATAACACCACACCAAACGCGTACACATCGGATTTTCTCGATAACTTACGGGACAAAAAGTAGTCCGGGTCGAGGTATCCGACTGTTCCTTTTATATTTGTGCTAACGTAAGATTTTTGTAAAATTCGGCTCGTGTTTTCGACTTTCGATAACCCGAAATCCGAAATTTTCCCGACAAAATCCTCGTCGAGTAAAATATTCGATGTTTTTACATCACGGTGAATCACACCATGATGTGTCCCGGTATGTAAGTAGTCGAGCCCACGAGCTGCGCCTACACAAATCTTGAGCCGTTGGTCCCATGGAAGTGACTCGAATCGGTTACTTTGGTCTTCACCAAGGTTAAAAAGATGTTCGGCTAGTGTCCCATGTGGCATATATTCGTAAACAAGGATCATCTCTGTTCCATCGTGGCAATATCCAATGAGTGAAACAAGATGATTGTGTTGAAGGCGACAAATCATTTGAATTTCCATCCAAAACTCGAGCGTGTTTTCTTTCGATCTCGAACTCATTCGTTTAACAGCGACCGTTTTCCCGCCATCGATCACACCTTTATACACTTTAGCAAAGCCTCCGATCCCGATCACCAACGCCTCGTCGAAATCACGGGTCGCTTCGTTGATTTCTAATAACGAGAAACAACGCGAAGTCTCCCCGGATGTCGATGGGGTTGAAACGTCCTTTTTCCCGAGCTTTTCCTCCCAAAACCATCGTTGGATGTACACAATTATGTTTAATGCTGTAACTATAGCGATGAATTTTGTCGCTATCACGTTTAGGGTGCCAAAAATTGGTAATTTTGGTAACCAATTTGGCGATGAATTTGGTGGAA
The genomic region above belongs to Lactuca sativa cultivar Salinas chromosome 4, Lsat_Salinas_v11, whole genome shotgun sequence and contains:
- the LOC111919486 gene encoding putative receptor-like protein kinase At5g39000 — encoded protein: MYLNHLLFLFILQLVFIVEGSLPAPYYPIDHIAVNCGSIGNSSALDGRDWTDDSSLSRNQARNSMSTRAVHTSLSGDPVPYLTARASHSPFFYTFKLHPGPKFIRLHFNPASYIGFETSTDLFTVQAGPYKLLHNFSASITARALGVISFSKEFCVSVDENRELTITISSSYGKVYGFVNGIEIVSMPSGLYYTPEGKLGPTVIEPHRYNFYIDNNTALEAVHRLNTGGTAISPVEDTGMLRRWSKDSDYLSEKNKVSPVYHATTMIKYTNSPSFSAPLKVYQTSWSTKGKKSTTFTWKLPVDFGFRYLIRIHFCQYEPVKRSNGEFDVIVNNQIAEKNVDVSKWSGGYGIAVYKDYVTIMRGDKTNGMSDLSIVIFSKNGLTESKLNGLEIFKLSNPDDSLAGSNPSFPPNSSPNWLPKLPIFGTLNVIATKFIAIVTALNIIVYIQRWFWEEKLGKKDVSTPSTSGETSRCFSLLEINEATRDFDEALVIGIGGFAKVYKGVIDGGKTVAVKRMSSRSKENTLEFWMEIQMICRLQHNHLVSLIGYCHDGTEMILVYEYMPHGTLAEHLFNLGEDQSNRFESLPWDQRLKICVGAARGLDYLHTGTHHGVIHRDVKTSNILLDEDFVGKISDFGLSKVENTSRILQKSYVSTNIKGTVGYLDPDYFLSRKLSRKSDVYAFGVVLFEVLCGRPAVDPGLEEDQRSLALWARQSIREGKMDQIIDPNLRGEISPRCLKIFTDLAEKCTENQPKRRPSMASVISGLEFAIEQQERGDWFMPEEQYLISPKGTSKKSLKPKRLKSWRWDLLWNGSKTAKLDSFVSVSSSKTTDDGFRRFLLSEIHSATNDFDENLIVGSGDFSIVYKGYIDYGSRVVAMKRFKKFLIENWLKKPEIVHEFGKEIETLAQFRDTHLVSLIGYCYHKSEMILVYEYMVNGSLRSHLYGTQISDPLTWKQRLRICIDAAQGLAFLHTVGGQPVLHRDVNPGNILLDEKWVGKVSDYGFTKVGPLYAVSDNLTGVIGNCLGYLDPELMFANSTKPNEKSDVYSFGLVLLEVLCGRKLEDHTLQRDQVFLRSWVKSNIAKGTIHKTIDPSLKGKIAPESLKEFIKITERCLVDQSNERPLMSEVVKALRFAVQQQDVAKFSNGSSVSKNM